A genomic segment from Vidua macroura isolate BioBank_ID:100142 chromosome Z, ASM2450914v1, whole genome shotgun sequence encodes:
- the LOC128822189 gene encoding serine/threonine-protein kinase PAK 4-like, whose amino-acid sequence MAPEVVTGQPCGPKVDIWSFGIMGIEMVEREVPYWNETPVSPQLLIDIRGTPKLQQPNRFSPCLRDFLSCCLLRNEAQRWSAKELLQVKCKGAAGERVSEGWAPPPVRSKASDEPPFLLTSTLGAVQMKTVKNPRLGWQGPVKVIWSKCPAMSRDIFKEIRLLRALSHLTWNTCRHGAPTSSWDNLCRCCTML is encoded by the exons atggcgcctgaagtggtgacaggtcaaccatgtggccccaaagtggacatatggTCTTTTGGAATCATGGGCATCGAAATGGTGGAACGAGAAGTTCCTTACTggaatgaaactcctgtttcg cctcaacTCCTGATAGACATACGAGGgacaccaaagctgcagcagcccaatCGATTCTCGCCTTGCCTGCGtgacttcctgagctgctgcctgctgagaaaCGAGGCACAGCGCTGGTCagccaaggagctcctgcaggtaaaatgcaaaggggctgcaggtgaaagagtgtctgagggatgggctcctcctccagtgaggtccaaggcatcagatgagcccccgttcctcctcacctccactcttggtgctgttcaaatgaaaacagtgaagaatcctagactgggctggcagggccctgtgaaggtcatctggtccaagtgtcctgcaatgagcagggacatcttcaaagagatcagattgctcagagccctttcccacctgacCTGGAATACCTGCAGGCATGGGGCACCTACAAGCTCTTGGGACAACCTGTGCCGGTGTTGCACCATGCTCTga